Part of the Selenomonadales bacterium genome is shown below.
ATAATTTGACGTTTTTGATGCCTTTTTCAATGGCAAGTTTTGTTGCGTTATATAAATCCTCTTCTGTAATCCCTTTATTGATGACTTGACGAAGCGGTTCAGTCGCGGCTTCGGGCGCAAGTGTGATCGTTTTCTGTCCACTGTCCGCAAGAGCAGTTGCAAGGCCGTCTGTTAGAGAATCGGCGCGCAGAGAAGCGACAGACAAAGTCATATCCTGCTCGCGGATAAACGCAGACAGTTCGTCGATCCAAGGATAATCCGATATTGCTGCTCCCATCAGACCGACTTTGTTCATATGGGGCTTGGCACGAAGAATACTTTCTTTTACTGCGTCCAGTGAACGTACGCGCGGATTGCGGAAACAGTATCCTGCCATACAGAAGCGGCAATGACGACCGCAACCGCGAGCGATCTCTATGAGATAGAGCTTGCCGAATTCGGTGTCGGGTGTCATGATGACTGTTTCTCCGTGTGTATCATTAAGATCCCTCACCCATTGTCTGGTAATGGTAGGCGGTACCGAGTCGATCGGGGTTATTTCAGCGAGTGTACCATCTTCACGATACTTAGGTTGGTAGAATCGAGGAACATATACGCCGTCGAGCTCGGCA
Proteins encoded:
- a CDS encoding radical SAM protein, with translation MSWKIRDSYKKKLAEETGAVIIPPGKKRYRFGLVYPNDYYIGMSNLGFQIIYHLINGRTNFTCERAFLPDRQTEAEYIRSKTPLLTMENQQPLYDMDIIGFAISFEMDYFNFLHCLRLAKVPLKASDRTEMDPMIIIGGPCATFNPEPLAMFADVFVIGEGENTVSDILTVYEQKKEEKCTKEEILRALAELDGVYVPRFYQPKYREDGTLAEITPIDSVPPTITRQWVRDLNDTHGETVIMTPDTEFGKLYLIEIARGCGRHCRFCMAGYCFRNPRVRSLDAVKESILRAKPHMNKVGLMGAAISDYPWIDELSAFIREQDMTLSVASLRADSLTDGLATALADSGQKTITLAPEAATEPLRQVINKGITEEDLYNATKLAIEKGIKNVKL